One stretch of Candidatus Bathyarchaeota archaeon DNA includes these proteins:
- a CDS encoding signal recognition particle receptor subunit alpha, with translation MFDKINAGLSKLVDKISKTEIKEKKLDNFLDEFELILIQNDVAVPVVDSLSSELKKKIKTEQVRRFGDVREPVKKALRNVLLDKLKVSKKVDFFEILENKKKQKEPLVLVFVGINGTGKCITGDSLIPISRNESRPIAEIYNEIARTGTQIDDVEGTIVTNKKSNIRMPSVDFQQFGIREAIPSFYWKLKNNGPLLSISLKNGSNIQVTPEHPFFTKISGRISKINAIDLTENSHILITEKRSNPAKFHRKLNWAGVERIDQVDGIKYVYDFTIPSDHNFIANDIVVHNTTSIAKLANILSKKGYSSVIACCDTYRPGSIEQLEEHARNVGVRTIKHGYGSDAAAVAFDAIKYAKSKGLNAVLIDTAGRMQTNKNLIDEMKKIVKISNPDLTILVVDALTGNDATEQGKVFNEAIKLDGIILAKLDADAKGGSAISLSHITEKPIIFVGTGQKYDDLMEFNPEFIVDNIISK, from the coding sequence TTGTTCGATAAAATAAATGCAGGACTATCTAAACTAGTCGATAAAATATCAAAAACAGAAATAAAGGAAAAGAAATTAGATAATTTTTTGGATGAATTTGAATTAATTTTAATTCAAAATGATGTAGCTGTACCAGTTGTAGATTCTCTAAGTTCAGAATTAAAGAAAAAAATCAAAACAGAGCAAGTGCGAAGATTCGGTGATGTTAGAGAGCCTGTAAAAAAAGCTCTTAGAAACGTTTTACTCGACAAACTGAAAGTCAGTAAAAAAGTTGATTTTTTTGAAATATTAGAGAATAAGAAGAAACAGAAAGAACCTTTGGTATTAGTTTTTGTTGGGATAAACGGTACCGGTAAATGTATTACCGGTGATTCCTTAATACCCATTTCCAGAAATGAATCTAGACCTATTGCAGAAATATATAATGAAATAGCACGAACCGGAACGCAAATCGATGATGTAGAAGGAACAATTGTTACAAATAAGAAATCAAACATCAGAATGCCTTCTGTAGATTTTCAACAATTCGGAATTAGAGAAGCAATTCCTTCATTTTATTGGAAACTGAAGAATAATGGGCCATTATTGAGTATCTCTTTAAAAAATGGTAGTAATATTCAAGTCACGCCTGAACATCCGTTCTTCACAAAAATAAGCGGAAGAATATCAAAAATAAATGCGATTGACTTAACTGAAAATTCCCATATTTTAATCACCGAAAAGCGATCTAATCCAGCTAAGTTTCACAGAAAATTAAATTGGGCGGGTGTAGAAAGAATTGATCAAGTAGACGGTATTAAATATGTATATGATTTCACAATACCTTCCGATCATAATTTTATCGCAAATGATATTGTAGTGCACAATACTACAAGCATAGCTAAGTTAGCAAATATCTTATCTAAAAAAGGCTATTCTTCAGTAATAGCTTGTTGCGATACTTATAGGCCTGGTTCAATAGAACAATTAGAAGAACATGCAAGAAATGTTGGAGTTAGAACTATAAAGCACGGGTATGGATCCGATGCGGCAGCAGTAGCATTTGATGCAATAAAATATGCGAAATCCAAAGGTTTGAATGCAGTATTGATTGATACCGCTGGAAGAATGCAAACAAACAAGAACCTAATAGATGAGATGAAAAAGATTGTAAAGATATCAAACCCAGATCTTACAATCTTAGTTGTAGATGCACTTACCGGAAATGATGCAACAGAGCAAGGTAAGGTTTTTAATGAAGCTATAAAACTAGATGGAATAATACTCGCAAAATTAGATGCCGATGCAAAAGGTGGTAGTGCGATATCCTTATCACATATAACAGAAAAACCAATAATATTTGTAGGAACTGGTCAGAAATATGATGATTTGATGGAATTTAATCCTGAATTTATAGTCGATAATATTATTTCCAAATAA
- a CDS encoding 50S ribosomal protein L35ae: MKKKVSKRTSPKKEVKRTRAKKEVKPTRVKREAKPKASIIKGIILNYRLGQFTQHNKELLTKVLRIQNESEASEYIGRKVVWRSIGGKKIVGKIVGIHGKNGVMRVRFRTGLPGQAIGTNVDII, from the coding sequence ATGAAAAAAAAGGTCTCTAAGCGCACATCTCCCAAAAAAGAAGTCAAGCGCACGCGTGCTAAAAAAGAAGTAAAGCCCACACGTGTTAAAAGAGAAGCCAAACCTAAAGCAAGTATAATCAAAGGCATTATCCTAAACTATAGACTTGGTCAATTCACCCAACACAATAAAGAGCTTCTGACCAAGGTATTGAGAATTCAGAACGAAAGCGAAGCTAGCGAGTACATTGGCCGTAAAGTTGTTTGGCGATCAATTGGTGGTAAGAAAATAGTCGGTAAAATTGTCGGGATTCATGGAAAGAATGGAGTTATGAGGGTTAGATTTAGAACAGGATTGCCTGGACAAGCTATTGGTACTAATGTAGATATTATCTAA